In Deltaproteobacteria bacterium, a genomic segment contains:
- a CDS encoding esterase-like activity of phytase family protein, with protein MRARKSGSCCAISARSSKRRGAGKQLTAMLTTVGLLSGGPAWAANALVGRAVLPAATFEKGPTSGQFIGAGPINGQKVPFKKKQPVQGFSAILENGDGTYWVMTDNGFGSLENSADANLRLHLIDPDFETVQSGSGGIEVLDYIELHDPNKHIPFAITNHFTETRVLTGADFDIESVQRTADGTLWFGDEFGPFLLHTDASGKVLEAPVPLPDFDNPGREIRSPQNPFQEEASAVRIMNAVRTHARLHGNKNTPVFSPWNVMLDDNNAASVTGDRETPPVGSGLAEATSDIFNISSIRNAGYPIVAWTVNDSARMNELLAMRPRVNGMISDRPDLLFQAVAGFDADGDGVAGDFLDKDGLIDIEQFDAQGHRGGRNLRPENTLPAMEVGLDNLMTTLETDTGITADGIPVLDHDPHVQSQKCRKTDASPYALADEVLVKDLTLAQLQAMFICDKVFRGPTQLNAPALSPVTGAFAAAHGLPHIYTMTTLQQLFDFADFYAKYYTSGPGKSHPKAKLRAKNAKRVRFNIETKVNPRAEFAARTIDPTPFTRTVANVITGNRMEKRADIQSFDFRTLLVAQEEFPKIRTVYLFGDFSVYPCPDPNSCASDDGTNLQDENGANTPWLAGLYWPYRATRRTLPFRAQRSGGFEGMALSHDGTKLLPLLERPLTAGEANTLLIHEFDIATRTYTDGVRYKYPLDARGTNIGDFVMFDATHGLVIERDGSQGDLTGFKAVFEIKLNAAGTAVSKRLAVDLMNLSDPQQISLPGLPGDVGLGTTFAFPFTTIEDVLFFSPTRIGVLNDNNFPFSIGRHVGSQAPDDNEFIVIELDQALGNL; from the coding sequence ATGCGAGCGCGAAAAAGCGGGTCGTGCTGTGCCATCTCAGCACGGTCGAGCAAACGACGAGGAGCGGGTAAACAGCTTACCGCCATGCTGACGACGGTTGGGTTACTCAGCGGCGGTCCGGCCTGGGCGGCCAACGCATTGGTGGGGAGGGCGGTGCTCCCTGCCGCAACGTTCGAGAAAGGCCCTACGTCCGGCCAGTTTATTGGGGCGGGACCAATCAACGGACAAAAGGTCCCGTTTAAGAAAAAGCAACCGGTTCAGGGATTTTCCGCTATTCTCGAGAATGGCGACGGCACTTACTGGGTGATGACGGACAACGGCTTCGGTAGCCTCGAGAATTCGGCGGATGCGAATTTGCGCCTCCATCTTATCGATCCGGACTTTGAAACCGTGCAAAGCGGGAGTGGTGGGATCGAGGTCTTGGACTACATCGAACTCCATGATCCGAATAAACATATTCCCTTCGCCATCACAAACCACTTCACCGAGACGCGCGTGTTGACTGGAGCGGATTTCGACATCGAATCCGTGCAACGCACCGCTGACGGTACCCTCTGGTTTGGCGATGAGTTCGGCCCGTTTTTGCTGCACACCGACGCAAGTGGAAAAGTTCTCGAAGCTCCCGTCCCGCTGCCGGATTTCGATAACCCTGGCAGAGAGATTCGTTCTCCCCAAAACCCTTTTCAAGAAGAAGCGAGCGCCGTACGGATCATGAACGCCGTACGCACGCACGCACGCCTGCACGGGAATAAAAATACTCCGGTATTCTCTCCGTGGAATGTCATGCTCGACGATAATAATGCCGCGTCAGTCACCGGCGATCGTGAGACGCCGCCCGTCGGCTCCGGCCTGGCGGAGGCGACCAGCGATATCTTCAACATCAGCTCAATCCGCAATGCAGGCTACCCGATTGTGGCATGGACGGTCAACGATTCCGCGCGCATGAACGAACTGCTGGCGATGCGGCCTCGGGTGAACGGCATGATCTCCGACCGCCCGGATCTGCTGTTCCAAGCGGTGGCTGGGTTCGATGCCGACGGGGATGGCGTGGCGGGTGACTTCCTCGATAAAGACGGCCTCATCGATATCGAGCAGTTCGATGCGCAAGGACATCGTGGCGGCCGCAATCTCCGCCCTGAGAATACCTTGCCGGCCATGGAAGTTGGGTTAGATAACCTGATGACCACCCTGGAAACCGACACCGGGATTACTGCCGATGGTATCCCTGTGCTCGACCATGACCCGCACGTCCAGTCGCAAAAATGCCGGAAGACTGACGCCTCGCCCTACGCGCTCGCCGATGAGGTGTTGGTGAAAGACCTGACACTTGCGCAACTCCAGGCGATGTTCATCTGCGATAAAGTCTTCCGTGGGCCGACGCAGTTAAATGCTCCCGCCTTATCGCCAGTGACGGGGGCCTTCGCTGCTGCCCATGGACTGCCGCATATCTACACTATGACGACCTTGCAACAGTTGTTCGATTTCGCGGATTTCTACGCGAAGTACTACACCTCCGGTCCGGGAAAATCGCATCCCAAGGCTAAGCTGCGCGCCAAAAATGCCAAACGCGTACGATTTAACATCGAGACCAAGGTCAACCCGCGTGCCGAGTTTGCCGCCCGCACTATCGATCCCACGCCGTTCACCCGTACGGTCGCCAACGTGATTACTGGCAACCGCATGGAAAAACGTGCAGACATACAAAGCTTCGACTTCCGCACCTTGCTGGTTGCGCAGGAAGAATTTCCCAAGATTCGCACGGTCTACCTGTTCGGCGATTTCTCCGTCTATCCTTGCCCGGACCCAAATAGTTGCGCTTCGGATGATGGCACGAACCTCCAGGATGAGAACGGTGCCAATACGCCCTGGCTCGCCGGTTTGTATTGGCCGTATCGGGCAACGCGCCGGACCTTGCCTTTCCGCGCTCAGCGGAGCGGTGGGTTCGAGGGCATGGCGCTCAGTCACGATGGGACTAAACTGCTTCCGCTCTTGGAACGTCCGCTCACGGCTGGAGAAGCCAACACATTGCTGATCCACGAATTCGACATCGCCACGAGAACCTATACTGACGGCGTGCGCTACAAATATCCACTCGATGCCCGGGGCACCAACATCGGTGACTTCGTCATGTTCGATGCCACCCATGGCCTCGTCATCGAACGCGATGGCAGCCAAGGCGATCTCACTGGTTTCAAGGCCGTCTTCGAGATCAAACTCAATGCGGCGGGGACGGCAGTGAGTAAGCGCTTAGCCGTAGATCTGATGAACCTCAGCGATCCCCAGCAAATCTCGCTTCCCGGTTTGCCGGGCGATGTGGGACTGGGTACGACCTTCGCCTTTCCCTTTACCACTATCGAGGATGTGTTGTTCTTCAGTCCGACCCGTATTGGCGTGCTGAACGACAACAACTTCCCCTTCAGCATTGGGCGTCATGTTGGGAGCCAGGCTCCAGACGATAACGAGTTCATCGTGATCGAACTCGATCAAGCGCTGGGGAACTTATAG
- a CDS encoding HAMP domain-containing histidine kinase, with amino-acid sequence MRARVVHPIPAAVKKGHGHIIPFRLVAKKSRSLGLVPAPPTSPSMQDITDVTLHAVRNCLQKIGMGLDLWQLTAPIEPKEHERLRQNVDNAGCSLLELQEYLCPPTPQVWTGNLASTVEQAVYTVAPAWQQANRTTRVVCHDPLAEFSLDWRQIGKAVERLVTGAQALLPEEGGEVLVESGVRVVKTHPHIGIQVQSRSAAPLSIEESAVFAPFVTVNRRPLGLSLVLVQQAIRRMGGQLFFHKPCANQGVFSLLLRTLSE; translated from the coding sequence ATGCGCGCTCGCGTTGTTCACCCCATTCCTGCCGCTGTGAAAAAGGGCCACGGACATATCATTCCTTTCCGTCTTGTCGCGAAAAAATCTCGATCACTCGGCCTGGTACCAGCGCCGCCGACCTCGCCATCGATGCAGGACATTACCGATGTCACGCTCCATGCCGTCCGTAACTGCTTGCAGAAAATTGGCATGGGGCTGGATCTATGGCAACTCACCGCACCGATTGAGCCAAAGGAGCATGAACGTCTACGGCAAAATGTCGACAACGCTGGTTGCTCGCTCCTCGAACTGCAAGAGTATCTTTGCCCGCCGACCCCGCAGGTGTGGACCGGGAACCTCGCCAGCACTGTGGAGCAAGCCGTCTACACCGTTGCCCCAGCGTGGCAACAGGCGAATCGCACCACGCGGGTCGTCTGCCATGATCCGTTGGCCGAGTTTTCCCTCGATTGGCGACAGATTGGCAAGGCAGTAGAACGCCTAGTCACCGGCGCGCAGGCGCTCTTGCCGGAAGAAGGCGGCGAGGTATTGGTCGAATCCGGCGTGCGCGTCGTCAAGACGCACCCGCACATCGGCATTCAAGTGCAGAGCCGCAGCGCGGCGCCGCTCTCCATCGAGGAAAGTGCGGTGTTTGCCCCCTTTGTTACCGTGAACAGGCGGCCTTTGGGGCTGAGCCTAGTGCTTGTCCAGCAGGCTATTCGCCGTATGGGCGGACAATTGTTCTTTCACAAACCATGCGCCAATCAGGGCGTGTTCTCGCTGCTTTTGCGCACGCTGTCAGAGTGA
- a CDS encoding DUF971 domain-containing protein yields the protein MPSLSERSDPGFSCGLAPQRPQEGIVVGDHKGIVVLWPDGHRSRFSWSLLRSVCPCADCCAAEGEVLVPERRAA from the coding sequence ATGCCCTCGCTTAGCGAACGATCGGACCCAGGTTTTTCTTGCGGGCTTGCCCCGCAGAGACCACAAGAAGGCATTGTCGTGGGAGACCACAAAGGGATTGTCGTACTCTGGCCGGACGGCCATCGGTCGCGTTTCTCTTGGTCGCTGCTGCGCTCCGTCTGCCCCTGTGCGGACTGCTGTGCTGCCGAAGGCGAAGTCCTCGTACCGGAACGGCGCGCGGCCTAA
- the ppk1 gene encoding polyphosphate kinase 1 has product MGNQRFLNRELSWLEFNKRVLEEALDPAVPLLERVKFLAIFSSNLDEFFMVRVARLKRRIEAGDQTHGPDGLSPAETLAAISERVHRLVVQQHDCFLDVLQPQLAKEGMHIMRPTEISEEQAHFLDSYFRRTLFPVLTPLAIDPGHPFPHLANRSLCLVASVRSSVSSRLPETALTVVHIPTQVIPRFIALPAPSGEYAFMLLEDVIRLHMPQIYRGYDIVSCYAVRVTRDAELSLEAEQSLDGDGDLLTSIEQGVRERRMGLAVRLQYDDNLPAEVLATFVDELELKPEDLYAGEGFTAFADLFQLYSAIDLPHLKDRPLTPLFVPAFERAPDMWTAIRGGDILVHHPYQTFKAVTHFVEAAAEDPKVLAIKMTLYRVSPTSPIAQALTRAAEMGKEVAVLVELRARFDEEANITWARALEEVGAHVVYGLVGYKTHCKACLVVRQDADGIRRYCHLATGNYNVRTSGIYSDLGLFTCRESFGEDLTELFNLLTGYTRPERFQHLFVSPTDMRAQLVARIQREAEHARHGRPAHLIVKVNNLVDEMLIQELYTASQAGVQIDLIVRSICCLRPGEPGLSERIRVISIVDRFLEHARIFYFLNNGEPEYLLASADWMPRNLDRRVEIAFPILDPWLQAQIQEILNIQLMDTVKARELLPDGRTQRVAPESVPLRSQERLYEMTARGHSTT; this is encoded by the coding sequence ATGGGCAACCAACGATTCCTCAACCGGGAACTGTCGTGGCTTGAATTCAACAAACGCGTGTTGGAAGAGGCGCTCGATCCCGCCGTGCCGCTGCTCGAACGGGTCAAATTTCTCGCGATTTTCAGCTCGAACCTGGACGAATTCTTCATGGTGCGCGTCGCGCGACTCAAACGACGCATCGAAGCCGGCGATCAGACTCACGGGCCGGATGGACTCTCGCCGGCGGAAACATTGGCAGCAATTTCCGAGCGCGTGCATCGGTTGGTCGTTCAGCAACACGACTGCTTTCTCGATGTGCTGCAGCCACAACTAGCCAAGGAAGGCATGCACATCATGCGCCCGACGGAAATTAGCGAGGAACAAGCACACTTCCTCGACTCCTATTTCCGTCGCACCTTGTTTCCCGTGCTCACGCCCCTCGCGATCGATCCCGGCCACCCGTTCCCGCATCTGGCGAACCGTTCGCTCTGTCTGGTCGCCTCCGTCCGCTCCTCGGTGTCGTCACGGCTCCCAGAGACTGCGCTCACGGTCGTGCACATCCCTACGCAAGTGATCCCCCGTTTCATCGCTTTGCCGGCCCCCTCCGGCGAGTACGCCTTCATGTTGCTGGAGGATGTGATTCGTCTGCACATGCCACAGATTTATCGCGGGTATGACATTGTCTCGTGTTACGCCGTTCGCGTGACTCGCGATGCCGAGCTGTCGCTCGAAGCTGAGCAGTCCTTGGACGGAGACGGCGATTTGTTGACCAGCATCGAACAGGGCGTGCGCGAGCGGCGCATGGGCTTAGCGGTGCGCTTGCAGTACGACGACAATCTTCCAGCCGAAGTATTGGCGACGTTCGTTGACGAACTGGAGCTGAAGCCGGAGGATTTGTACGCCGGGGAAGGTTTCACCGCCTTCGCCGATCTCTTTCAGCTATATTCGGCGATCGATCTGCCGCATCTCAAAGATCGCCCCCTGACGCCGCTGTTCGTCCCCGCGTTCGAGCGTGCCCCTGACATGTGGACCGCCATTCGCGGCGGCGACATCCTCGTGCATCATCCTTACCAAACCTTTAAGGCGGTGACCCACTTCGTCGAAGCGGCGGCGGAGGATCCCAAAGTCCTCGCTATCAAGATGACCTTGTACCGCGTCAGTCCGACCTCACCCATCGCGCAGGCGCTGACCCGCGCGGCCGAGATGGGCAAGGAGGTCGCTGTCCTCGTCGAACTGCGGGCGCGGTTCGACGAAGAGGCGAATATCACCTGGGCGCGCGCGCTCGAAGAAGTCGGCGCTCATGTCGTGTACGGCTTGGTTGGCTATAAAACGCACTGCAAAGCCTGTCTGGTCGTCAGGCAGGATGCCGACGGCATTCGCCGCTACTGTCATCTCGCCACCGGGAATTACAACGTCCGCACCAGTGGCATATATAGCGATCTAGGGCTGTTCACATGCCGCGAATCTTTTGGCGAAGATCTGACCGAGCTGTTCAATCTGTTGACGGGCTATACTCGTCCGGAACGATTCCAACATCTTTTCGTCTCCCCCACAGATATGCGGGCACAACTCGTCGCCCGCATTCAGCGGGAAGCGGAGCACGCCCGTCATGGACGGCCGGCACATCTGATCGTCAAAGTGAATAATTTGGTGGACGAGATGTTGATTCAGGAGCTGTACACCGCTAGTCAGGCCGGGGTGCAGATCGATCTTATCGTGCGCAGCATCTGCTGCCTCAGACCTGGAGAGCCGGGACTGTCGGAACGCATTCGTGTCATCTCCATTGTCGATCGTTTCTTGGAGCATGCACGTATCTTCTATTTTCTGAATAATGGCGAGCCGGAGTACCTTCTGGCGTCGGCGGACTGGATGCCCCGCAATCTCGACCGTCGCGTCGAGATTGCGTTTCCTATCCTCGATCCCTGGCTGCAAGCTCAAATACAGGAAATTCTGAACATCCAGCTGATGGATACCGTGAAGGCGCGCGAATTGTTGCCGGACGGACGCACCCAACGGGTCGCACCCGAGAGCGTCCCTCTCCGTTCTCAAGAGCGCCTGTACGAGATGACCGCTCGCGGACACAGCACCACGTGA